The Stigmatella aurantiaca DW4/3-1 genome contains the following window.
GCAACTGGCCACGGTGGACCTCCGCGCGGCCCTGGGCAGCCGCTACAAGTTCGGCAACGTGTTCGTCTCCACGGACCCCAACCCCAAGGTGAGCCCCAAGCGCATCATCGAGCAGGCCCAGGGCGCCATCCGCAAGGGCTCGTGGTTCAGCGAGTCGGCGCTCGCCGAGGCCCAGGCACGCGTGTTTGCCATGGGCGTCTTCGGCGCGGTGAAGGTCAACCGGGGCGGTCCGGACCGGGAAGCCTCCACGGTGCCCGTGGTGGTGGATGTCCGCGAGGCCCCCCTGCGCTCGGTGCGGCTGGGCGGCGGTCTGGGCATTGACGCCACGCGCCAGGAAGCACGCGCCTTGGCGGAGTGGACCAACCGCAACATCTTCGGAGGGCTGCGGCGGCTCACCGTCCGGGGCCGCGTGGGCTACGCCTTCCTGCCCTCCTTCTATGCGGGCGACGACGTGAAGAGCGGCGTCATCGGCGACGTCACCACCGAGTTCGAGCAGCCGCGCTTCCTGTTCCGGGACCTGCGCCTGCAAGCGTCCGTCACCGGCGAGAAAGGCCTGGAGCAGGCGTATTCCTTCTACGGCGGCCGGCTGCGCACGGGCGTCATCTGGCAGCCTCACCCCAACCTGTCCATCTTCCCCGCGTACAACCAGGAGCGCTTCCGGCTCCAGGGGCGCGTGGACGGCAACGAGACCATCCCCCCCATCACGCTGGGCTGCCGCGAGCGGGACACCGGGGATGAGAACGCGCCCTGCAACATCGCCCTGAGCTACCTGGAGACCACCATCGAGTGGGACCGGCGGGACGAGCGGACCGAGCCGCGCAACGGCTTCTACGCGGCGCTCTCCATCCAGGCAGGCGGAGGACCGCTTCAGGGAGACTTCACCTACATCCGGCTGCTGCCGGACGTGCGCTACTACTACTCCTTCGGCGAGCAACAGCGGCTGACCGTGGCAGGCAAGCTGCGCATGGGAACGCTCGTCCCCTACAGGAACGAGGAGACGGGGCTGCGCCAGAGCTCCATCGTCAACCGCTTCTTCTCGGGCGGAGGCTCGTCCATGCGCGGCTTCAACAGCCGGCGCCTGTCCCCGCTGACCCCCCTGAACCCGGATGATCCGGAAACCACGACGGTGCCCGTGGGCGGCAACAGCCTCTTCGAGACTTCCCTGGAACTCCGCTACCGGGTGACCGAAAGCCTGGTGGTCGCCAGCTTCTGGGACACCGGGGCCGTGGGCACGGACTCCCTGTCCTTCGGGGGCAACTCGCCCCTCAACAACCGCCTGTACCACGCGCTGGGCCTGGGCTTGCGCTACCTCACCCTGGTGGGCCCCATCCGGTTGGACATTGCGCGACGTTTGAATATTGGCTCCCCCTTGCCCATCGAGCCTTCCGGCTCCACATACACTCTGCCCAGTTCCGGAACATGTTTCGGCCTGGGCGGTAAGAAACGGGAGTACGCCGGAGCCCCTGACGGGCTCTGCACGATCCAGCTGTCCATTGGAGAAGCCTTTTGACGGAAGCACCGCCCCCCTCGCCCCGCCCTCCTTCCAAGCCTCCGCATGCGCCCTGGCGGCGCTGGGTGCGCCGGGGGGTGT
Protein-coding sequences here:
- a CDS encoding BamA/OMP85 family outer membrane protein; amino-acid sequence: MTGGVEAARPRYRLLVLLVPLSLACACAAKKPRPDALKVDDLNIKGTKQVSEGSIKSKILTTDTPWWEPLWPFDKGPSYYDPNAWEADKRRIERYYQAKGYYQARVLSDEVKPEGKNAVKLEVTVREGEPTRIDAVSVTGLEPLTEEQRTHALAALPLKKGDVFEEENWNGVKELIQGRLREMGYAEAEVTGEAQVDVATQLATVDLRAALGSRYKFGNVFVSTDPNPKVSPKRIIEQAQGAIRKGSWFSESALAEAQARVFAMGVFGAVKVNRGGPDREASTVPVVVDVREAPLRSVRLGGGLGIDATRQEARALAEWTNRNIFGGLRRLTVRGRVGYAFLPSFYAGDDVKSGVIGDVTTEFEQPRFLFRDLRLQASVTGEKGLEQAYSFYGGRLRTGVIWQPHPNLSIFPAYNQERFRLQGRVDGNETIPPITLGCRERDTGDENAPCNIALSYLETTIEWDRRDERTEPRNGFYAALSIQAGGGPLQGDFTYIRLLPDVRYYYSFGEQQRLTVAGKLRMGTLVPYRNEETGLRQSSIVNRFFSGGGSSMRGFNSRRLSPLTPLNPDDPETTTVPVGGNSLFETSLELRYRVTESLVVASFWDTGAVGTDSLSFGGNSPLNNRLYHALGLGLRYLTLVGPIRLDIARRLNIGSPLPIEPSGSTYTLPSSGTCFGLGGKKREYAGAPDGLCTIQLSIGEAF